One stretch of Solenopsis invicta isolate M01_SB chromosome 16, UNIL_Sinv_3.0, whole genome shotgun sequence DNA includes these proteins:
- the LOC105201530 gene encoding serine/threonine-protein kinase WNK1 isoform X5 produces the protein MYETSRQRSSGGTGGGLSSLCPKLVASGNSSGINLSVGHLASQESGVVTTQRIHTHNINHKRQRKLSIVTQAGPSANTTGDRKVLSNISRSAIISKKQNRTQRHDQSTDSLSITSNGLVTSSPSSKKKVLSALRISDRSSSQSVNSSSLDHENDRSFSDAEEAIAATENAFATPGSSSTPSTPISKVKSAKLSKNEEANVEHVLAECTDSSRNAADVQHVILNEFEQKNVMSMKSSAVYELHAVNQESIINDKQKSSSSVLGSRSISNSNQKVLKHKNTNFTEKMIEHHNSKDIETANIEKDLNDTTISIDTEMNSTDDNSESKQGKRKTVEYTDDGTDKETINSLNTISSDKEEKITRIKNNAGLSEEVIKSSRFVTSKVLEELTDADTKTVDVEKEEDEERVTIYDDDGTSISDIVAAQALHESLSKLGKVPPLDTEMDEMQNTSLRDETKMREHSEKDIGTQEETVEGFIGPLLDENFKADEKLSQKTMAMEEVQNLLMKVKVQTVEDDDDEEKAVGISPDGRFLKFEEEIGRGSFKTVYRGLDTQTGVAVAWCELQEKKLNKTERLRFREEAEMLKGLQHPNIVRFYDYWEVTLTRRKYIVLVTELMTSGTLKTYLRRFKKINPKVVKSWCRQILKGLSFLHSRSPPIIHRDLKCDNIFITGTTGSVKIGDLGLATLKNRSFAKSVIGTPEFMAPEMYEEHYDESVDVYAFGMCMLEMATSEYPYSECTGPAQIYKRVVSGVKPQSYDKVENPEVRDIIEMCIRLKKEERPLVKDLLNHEFFADDVGLKLEMVSRDSAVADMELSRVEFRLRVLDPKKRSNKHKENEAIQFDFDIQADNAEEVALEMAKSSLILEEDAKAVAKMLKSQITTLLREREDRKAKEERERLDRETAATATDVTANAANENLLQQQLLLQQMQLQQQQQQQQQQQQIQSNINMQMQNPMQLQQTQIPIQQQQLQSTAQQAQQHNLQVQQVQMVQQQPIIQQQTSVVQPQQAQQIQYQQQIQQQFQQQQQQQYVSQSLNANSPQCSTPQNLQAQPQFPQVPQLQQQQHVQQQYIQLNQMGVPQQISHQMQQQMQPQMQILPQQQHMHQQLQQQQYAAQPQLQHVQQLHQHTVSSPPVQNQQYYQQSTTGSSGYVSAGSLYQQTMPQQIFHTYATSTNPSGHVEILSSTQTATQIYSHASLPANAMPASSQSQYIPSAGQVQTSIPPAISANNTSAVTHMQNVSTSTIPNMQSAPALLGNTGQQPQSQQNILMQMQYSQNANVMSNSMSITPNMANISAPSSTNLQQPHQHFLSNADQCPVTDRSLVKQDTMDSVQSLPPDLPINLQQDQIVAPAPVATGVAQQTVASNDGVTPENSESVPTSERSRIKRTGTKRKKPGIKLTVLSVSSGEGQSMTVECQLDTSKQKTVTFKFDRDDMVPTDIANNLVAENLLPQSQCETFIELIEDIVKQLRLDPTRTLPLVAHGPPDQSAGGSPVTSRRPRDRDHSLDTAKQVRHGSLTRQSSHRSSYKVHRRHRSRDETSNTSTPTKLLPIDQIISHIANTTLEKQQVVQTPDSQAGAENTSAEASRRSSTSTQNTDTLTPTNIPSDPTDNQETVVSVMPAETIMEAQHNIQDDTNNSAFKSYQTSTTHVQTQVQDTIVSAGHTNEALKESQEQDVVDVKESGIFKEINVPDVAAEVSTLTVPTPMRKISRFLVSPVIEQKNIAADEESSAVGESIDRTNIVTSQSVSQSVAPTANVELILKNEEHVETNVLEIQNVTTLEPTSNNETIVQQSIPYAMEQTDSTQQLLQPGQQIGLQQSIIQMQTLQQVTGHMQQTTTIGQSNQHTIIVQGSTITAQQTSQIPQTGVQHFVPVNSQELQPQSLHSNGIAQTQAQYPNQAMMQPAVVMQPPQQQIPMQQGIMQMHMQAEQAQRPAVQQFIPQQIQPPTQQYVMLSGPMQPVQPTTVDDRNRRVSSLSAMSNVSLDSQILESPGMTEEKRQTVNVTSIPVTHMQHIQVVPQDIPATVSLPQNVVEATQPLHQNVQHIPGTLPSSMPVTASIHPVATADISTPKVAVKTKEVSSTLPDLAQNLANILSNPKSKSATPHPLASHEPAAVSNVVAPASVDYKPVQSEQYFQPIQPEASQLQIQPPIQHNYQGQIIHQGYQGQQNFQQAFQNQPVLQQNQVQPIPQSIPLTIPQIDAQSQIVQSVLQSVSNQSTTQGQWIVANQTPLQQPIRHIQPNQLQSLPNQLPLQQVLLQPQMHQQIVQDQQHSESSVINQFDQSHLHLKLPEQHPAKPLEIENSESSSLNCIRRTSSDCQLPTSENENSSHDVTPEHTLVESIDSTSILQQQLSQPQQQQQQQQQQQQQQQHRKLSQQNSLDKMSDINGVGNVGAGPQTIADLHQKLVQVTSQPSESLNVGTPPISYPATPHNNQMVGGYDAYMHSLQQKLFNIGVPVSSANAACPLSPQTTIHSSTILTDTQADVSIEGSTVTQDNSGAFALSQTNVEYSLDSPTPGTHTGSENMSPSKENVKIRAQRPGSRLQELEQELAKIHHRGSVFVAAPVQPLTPPISAQTQQSVQNLLTTAQPVSMIPVATVTPNIVTPRSGTNTPVQTEDTTNEKVNPTQPIRKISRFVVSKVAGPPVHSNAVNQQVADAVRSQLQTEELKILERQNILSYHTDDLHGVSAQIPHSRENSVPPIVQATHGTNISNIELEKEERFVTLTPSEEYQLLIKRQTLELETLQRRHREELERFQQHQLQLLIQQQASALHHQHHPLLYHTVATNISGSRISGTEDYLMFSTAPQTPLQKGPNNYPDTDETLRLAMQKLKQTPLQLQPQQASAGIPHAYVIPIPVVPSESMQSVVSQQSNNCSNDISESTDTTHSTVVGNPTQYQFAPILSEGTNIPSTTGPLAAPAPLSISGATSAYIQYHEGQPLSNFQTFSCTPHGGFFLPAGYRLIYTPPTTQSQPTTPATSHVANSSRDDTPPTAELHHSTTVENSTVPPSHSDQ, from the exons AT GTATGAGACAAGCAGGCAACGTTCTTCAGGTGGAACTGGCGGTGGCTTGTCTAGTTTATGTCCTAAGCTGGTGGCCAGTGGCAACTCAAGTGGCATTAATTTGTCAGTGGGCCACTTAGCCTCTCAGGAAAGTGGAGTTGTAACGACCCAAAGGATTCACACACACAATATCAATCACAAACGCCAAAGAAAGCTATCTATTGTCACGCAGGCAGGTCCTAGTGCCAACACTACTGGTGATAGGAAG GTATTATCCAATATAAGTCGCTCTGCTATTATTTCCAAAAAGCAAAATCGAACACAGCGACACGATCAGAGTACTGATTCTTTATCTATAACTAGCAATGGTCTTGTGACCAGCTCGCCATCTTCTAAAAAGAAAGTACTATCTGCCTTGCGTATCTCTGATCGATCATCTTCCCAAAGTGTGAATTCATCATCCTTAGATCATGAAAATGATCGTAGTTTCAGTGATGCTGAAGAAGCAATCGCAGCAACGGAGAATGCGTTTGCAACACCAG ggtctAGTTCTACACCTTCTACACCAATTAGTAAAGTAAAGTCTGCAAAATTGAGCAAAAATGAGGAAGCAAATGTGGAACACGTTCTTGCCGAATGTACCGATTCATCAAGGAATGCTGCAGATGTACAACACGTGATTTTAAATGAgtttgaacaaaaaaatgttatgtcAATGAAATCGTCTGCAGTATACGAATTACACGCAGTTAATCAGGAAAGTATTATAAATGATAAGCAAAAATCGTCGAGTTCTGTCCTTGGTTCCAGATCTATTAGTAATAGTAACCAGAAAGTtctgaaacataaaaatacaaattttacagaaaaaatgaTTGAACATCATAATAGTAAAGATATTGAAACGGCCAACATAGAAAAGGATTTAAATGATACTACGATATCGATAGATACAGAAATGAATTCCACAGACGATAATAGTGAAAGTAaacaaggaaaaagaaagactgTAGAGTATACAGATGACGGTACAGATAAAGAAACCATCAATTCTTTGAATACCATAAGCAGTGAtaaggaagaaaaaataacgAGGATCAAGAATAATGCAGGTTTAAGTGAAGAGGTAATTAAGAGTTCGAGATTTGTAACATCAAAGGTATTGGAGGAGTTGACGGATGCAGACACTAAAACGGTGGATGTAGAAAAAGAGGAAGATGAGGAAAGAGTGACGATATATGACGACGATGGCACCAGTATCAGCGACATAGTAGCAGCACAGGCGCTTCATGAATCGTTAAGTAAATTAGGCAAAGTTCCGCCATTAGACACCGAGATGGATGAGATGCAGAATACAAGTTTGCGAGACGAAACAAAGATGAGGGAGCATTCTGAAAAGGATATAGGTACGCAGGAAGAAACAGTAGAAGGTTTTATCGGTCCGTTGCTTGATGAAAACTTTAAAGCGGATGAGAAATTGTCTCAAAAAACAATGGCGATGGAGGAggtgcaaaatttattaatgaaagtTAAGGTGCAGACTGTCGAggatgacgacgacgaggagAAAGCTGTCGGTATTTCACCGGATGGaagatttttgaaatttgaagaGGAAATTGGTCGTGGTAGTTTCAAGACTGTTTATCGCGGATTAGATACCCAAACGGGCGTAGCTGTAGCTTGGTGCGAATTGCAggagaaaaaattgaataagaCAGAGAGATTGAGATTTAGAGAAGAAGCTGAAATGTTAAAAGGATTACAACATCCGAATATTGTAAGATTTTATGACTATTGGGAAGTTACACTTACCCGTAGGAAATATATTGTACTAGTCACTGAGCTTATGACATCAGGAACATTGAAAACGTATTTGAGGAGGTTTAAGAAGATCAATCCCAAAGTAGTAAAATCTTGGTGTCGGCAAATCTTGAAAGGCTTGAGCTTTCTTCACTCTAGATCACCACCTATTATACATCGTGATTTGAaatgtgataatatttttatcacggGTACGACGGGTAGCGTGAAAATTGGTGATTTGGGTCTTGCAACATTGAAGAATCGTAGTTTTGCAAAAAGCGTTATCGGTACACCGGAATTTATGGCGCCTGAAATGTACGAAGAACATTATGATGAGTCGGTTGATGTTTATGCCTTCGGAATGTGTATGCTCGAGATGGCTACTAGTGAGTATCCATATTCCGAGTGTACAGGGCCAGCACAAATATACAAACGCGTAGTATCTGGTGTTAAACCACAGAGCTACGATAAAGTTGAAAATCCGGAGGTACGTGATATTATAGAAATGTGTATACGTTTAAAGAAGGAAGAACGACCGCTCGTTAAAGACTTACTTAATCATGAATTCTTCGCCGATGATGTTGGACTGAAATTGGAGATGGTTTCGCGAGATTCGGCGGTTGCGGATATGGAGCTGTCGCGTGTCGAGTTTAGATTGCGTGTGCTGGATCCAAAGAAACGTAGTAACAAGCACAAGGAAAACGAAGCGATACAATTCGACTTTGACATACAGGCTGATAACGCAGAGGAGGTAGCGCTGGAAATGGCAAAATCTAGCCTTATATTAGAGGAAGACGCTAAAGCAGTGGCTAAGATGTTGAAATCGCAAATTACCACTCTATTACGAGAACGAGAAGATCGTAAAGCCAAAGAAGAGAGGGAACGTTTGGACAGGGAAACTGCTGCCACAGCCACGGATGTCACAGCTAACGCTGCAAACGAGAATTTATTACAGCAACAACTGCTTCTTCAGCAAATGCAAttgcagcagcaacagcagcaacaacaacagcaacaacaaaTTCAGTCTAATATTAATATGCAGATGCAAAATCCGATGCAATTGCAACAAACTCAAATACCTATTCAGCAACAGCAATTACAGTCGACTGCTCAACAAGCTCAACAGCATAATTTACAAGTACAGCAGGTTCAAATGGTTCAGCAACAACCGATAATTCAACAGCAAACGTCGGTCGTGCAACCCCAACAAGCACAGCAAATACAATACCAACAGCAAATACAGCAGCAGTttcagcagcaacaacagcaacagtACGTCTCGCAGAGCTTGAATGCAAATTCTCCACAGTGTTCAACTCCACAAAACCTTCAAGCTCAGCCTCAGTTTCCACAGGTGCCACAAttgcaacagcagcagcatGTTCAACAGCAATATATACAATTGAATCAGATGGGTGTTCCGCAACAAATTTCTCATCAGATGCAGCAACAAATGCAGCCTCAAATGCAAATATTGCCTCAACAACAACACATGCATCAACAGCTTCAACAGCAGCAATATGCGGCACAACCACAACTTCAACATGTTCAGCAGTTGCATCAACATACCGTTAGTTCGCCGCCCGTTCAAAATCAGCAATATTATCAGCAGAGCACCACTGGCTCCTCGGGATATGTATCAGCGGGCTCTTTGTATCAACAAACCATGCCGCAACAAATATTTCACACATATGCCACGTCTACTAATCCCTCCGGTCACGTAGAAATCTTATCGTCCACCCAAACTGCTACGCAGATTTATTCTCACGCGAGTTTACCCGCGAATGCGATGCCCGCATCCTCGCAGTCGCAATACATCCCATCGGCAGGTCAAGTTCAAACATCTATACCGCCGGCTATAAGTGCCAATAATACATCAGCCGTGACGCATATGCAAAATGTCTCGACTTCGACAATTCCTAATATGCAGAGCGCGCCTGCTTTACTCGGAAACACTGGACAACAGCCTCAATCTCAACAAAATATTCTCATGCAAATGCAATATTCACAAAACGCAAACGTTATGTCCAATTCTATGTCGATAACACCCAATATGGCGAATATCTCGGCGCCATCATCTACTAATTTGCAACAACCACatcaacattttctttcaaatgcGGATCAATGTCCTGTGACTGACAGATCTCTGGTAAAACAAGACACTATGGATTCGGTACAATCTCTGCCACCGGATCTACCAATTAATTTACAACAAGATCAAATTGTTGCTCCTGCTCCAGTCGCAACGGGCGTTGCACAGCAAACTGTAGCGTCAAACGATGG aGTCACGCCAGAAAATTCCGAAAGCGTTCCTACTTCCGAGAGAAGCCGGATAAAACGTACAGGGACTAAACGTAAAAAACCGGGCATTAAATTGACGGTCTTGTCTGTCAGCAGCGGTGAAGGACAATCAATGACTGTCGAGTGCCAGTTGGATACGAGTAAACAAAAGACtgttacatttaaatttgatcGAGACGACATGGTACCAACAGATATTGCTAACAATTTG GTTGCTGAAAATCTATTGCCGCAATCTCAGTGTGAGACGTTCATAGAATTAATTGAAGACATTGTTAAACAATTGCGTTTGGATCCTACACGTACCTTACCTTTGGTAGCCCATGGCCCGCCTGATCAATCTGCTGGTGGAAGCCCGGTTACAAGCCGACGTCCTAGAGATCGTGATCACAGTCTCGATACAGCTAAG CAGGTGAGACATGGCTCGCTAACACGTCAAAGCAGCCACCGCTCGTCGTACAAAGTCCATCGTAGACACCGTTCG AGAGACGAAACTTCAAATACTTCTACTCCAACTAAATTGTTGCCGATTGATCAGATTATTTCTCATATCGCCAACACTACTTTGGAGAAGCAACAAGTTGTACAGACTCCTGATAGTCAAGCCGGTGCTGAAAATACATCGGCAGAGGCTTCCAGGAGGTCATCCACATCTACACAAAATACTGATACTTTAACACCTACAAATATACCGAGTGATCCAACTGACAATCAAGAAACTGTCGTTTCTGTAATGCCCGCGGAAACGATTATGGAAGCACAACACAATATTCAAGACGATACTAATAATTCGGCGTTTAAATCTTATCAAACATCTACAACACACGTTCAGACTCAAGTACAGGATACAATAGTCAGCGCAGGTCACACAAATGAGGCATTGAAAGAATCTCAAGAGCAGGATGTAGTAGATGTAAAGGAATCTGGAATATTTAAAGAGATAAATGTGCCCGATGTTGCCGCAGAGGTATCGACTTTGACCGTACCGACGCCGATGCGCAAAATTTCTCGCTTCTTAGTTAGTCCTGTGATCGAACAAAAAAATATCGCGGCTGATGAGGAATCTTCTGCTGTCGGCGAAAGCATAGATCGTACAAATATTGTAACGTCACAGTCAGTATCGCAGTCTGTTGCGCCTACTGCAAACGTGGagcttatattaaaaaatgaagaacATGTCGAAACGAATGTTTTAGAAATTCAAAATGTGACAACGCTCGAGCCAACTAGCAATAATGAAACGATAGTTCAGCAGAGTATTCCGTACGCCATGGAACAAACAGACAGCACACAACAGCTTTTACAGCCGGGACAACAGATCGGGCTGCAGCAGAGCATTATTCAAATGCAAACTCTGCAACAGGTAACGGGACACATGCAACAAACCACGACTATTGGACAGTCAAACCAGCATACCATAATCGTCCAAGGATCTACGATAACGGCGCAGCAAACTTCCCAGATACCTCAGACTGGCGTACAGCATTTCGTACCGGTTAATTCACAGGAGTTGCAACCTCAGTCTCTCCATTCAAACGGAATAGCTCAAACGCAGGCTCAGTATCCAAATCAAGCGATGATGCAACCTGCCGTAGTAATGCAACCACCGCAGCAGCAAATTCCTATGCAGCAAGGTATAATGCAGATGCATATGCAAGCGGAACAAGCTCAGCGTCCGGCGGTGCAACAATTTATTCCGCAACAGATACAGCCTCCGACGCAGCAGTACGTCATGCTATCGGGCCCCATGCAACCGGTACAACCGACGACTGTGGATGATCGAAATCGCAGAGTGTCGAGTTTATCCGCTATGTCCAATGTATCTTTGGACTCTCAAATTTTGGAATCGCCCGGTATGACCGAGGAAAAAAGGCAAACCGTGAACGTAACTAGTATACCTGTAACGCATATGCAACACATACAAGTCGTTCCGCAAGACATCCCGGCTACAGTGTCATTGCCACAAAACGTCGTAGAAGCTACTCAACCTCTTCATCAAAACGTGCAACATATTCCGGGAACCTTACCTTCATCTATGCCGGTAACTGCTTCGATACATCCAGTCGCTACCGCAGACATTTCCACACCCAAAGTCGCCGTTAAGACGAAAGAGGTATCTTCGACGCTTCCAGATCTCGCGCAAAATTTAGCAAACATACTTTCGAATCCAAAATCCAAATCTGCCACGCCTCATCCTTTGGCCAGTCATGAACCAGCTGCTGTTTCTAATGTCGTTGCTCCTGCATCAGTTGACTACAAACCTGTGCAGTCTGAACAGTATTTTCAGCCTATACAACCAGAGGCGAGTCAGTTGCAAATTCAACCGCCtattcaacataattatcaAGGGCAGATCATTCATCAGGGATATCAAGGACAGCAGAATTTTCAACAAGCGTTTCAAAATCAGCCGGTGCTTCAGCAAAACCAAGTGCAGCCGATACCGCAATCGATTCCGTTAACGATCCCTCAAATTGACGCGCAGTCACAGATAGTGCAGTCCGTTCTTCAAAGTGTATCAAATCAATCAACCACTCAAGGACAGTGGATTGTAGCTAATCAAACTCCCTTACAGCAGCCGATACGACATATACAGCCAAATCAGCTGCAATCACTCCCAAATCAATTGCCGTTACAACAAGTTCTTTTGCAGCCACAGATGCATCAGCAAATTGTGCAAGATCAACAACATAGCGAATCTTCTGTCATCAATCAGTTTGATCAAtcacatttacatttaaaactgCCGGAACAGCATCCAGCAAAACCTTTGGAAATTGAGAATTCGGAATCTTCGAGTTTAAACTG TATACGTCGTACTAGTTCCGATTGTCAATTACCTACATCTGAAAATGAGAATTCCAGTCATGATGTGACGCCTGAGCACACTCTTGTTGAATCCATCGATTCTACGTCGATTCTGCAACAACAGTTGTCGCAaccgcagcagcagcaacagcaacaacaacaacaacagcagcaacagcaacaccGCAAACTCAGTCAACAAAATTCATTGGACAAAATGTCGGATATAAACGGCGTCGGAAACGTTGGTGCAGGACCACAAACTATAgctgatctgcatcagaaacttGTACAAGTGACTAGTCAGCCGTCGGAATCACTGAATGTTGGTACACCACCTATAAGTTATCCAGCTACGCCTCATAATAATCAGATGGTTGGAGGATACGACGCGTACATGCATTCTTTGCAgcagaaattgtttaatatcggCGTGCCGGTTTCATCGGCGAATGCCGCATGCCCATTATCTCCTCAGACAACAATACATTCCTCCACTATTCTGACCGATACGCAGGCTGATGTGTCTATCGAGGGTTCCACTGTAACGCAAGACAATTCTGGTGCATTTGCACTTTCACAAACT aatgtGGAATATTCTCTTGACAGTCCGACACCAGGAACTCACACAGGGTCTGAAAATATGAGCCCAagtaaagaaaatgtaaaaatacgaGCTCAAAGACCAGGATCCCGTTTACAGGAACTGGAGCAGGAATTGGCGAAGATTCATCATAGAGGATCCGTTTTCGTAGCAGCTCCGGTTCAGCCATTAACACCACCTATATCTGCACAAACGCAACAATCTGTGCAAAATTTGTTGACAACTGCTCAGCCAGTGTCAATGATACCTGTGGCTACTGTTACTCCCAACATTGTAACACCGCGGTCTGGAACCAATACTCCAGTTCAGACAGAAGATACGACTAATGAG AAGGTAAATCCTACTCAACCTATCAGAAAGATATCAAGATTCGTGGTTTCTAAAGTTGCGGGCCCGCCTGTTCATAGCAATGCTGTTAATCAACAAGTTGCTGATGCTGTAAGGTCTCAATTACAAAcggaagaattaaaaattttagaacgGCAAAATATTCTGTCTTATCATACAGATGATCTACATG GTGTATCTGCACAAATACCTCATAGTCGAGAGAATTCTGTTCCGCCAATTGTACAGGCAACTCATGGtactaatatttcaaatattgaa CttgaaaaagaagagagattTGTTACTCTTACACCGAGTGAAGAATACCAATTACTTATAAAGag aCAAACTTTGGAACTAGAAACATTACAAAGAAGACATAGAGAAGAGTTGGAGCGTTTCCAACAACATCAGCTGCAATTGCTTATTCAGCAACAAGCAAGCGCGCTTCATCATCAGCATCATCCGTTGCTTTATCATACGGTTGCAACAAATATTTCCG GATCTAGAATTTCAGGCACGGAGGACTATCTGATGTTTAGTACAGCGCCGCAAACTCCACTGCAGAAAGGGCCGAACAACTATCCGGACACAGATGAGACTTTACGACTGGCCATGCAGAAATTGAAGCAGACTCCACTGCAGCTTCAACCGCAGCAGGCATCGGCTGGAATACCGCATGCTTATGTTATTCCAATTCCAGTAGTGCCTTCTGAAAGTATGCAAAGTGTAGTTTCTCAGCAGAGTAATAACTGCTCGAATGATATATCCGAGAGTACTGATACGACGCACAGTACGGTAGTTGGAAACCCGACGCAGTACCAATTCGCTCCTATATTATCAGAAGGAACGAATATCCCGTCGACAACCGGACCATTAGCCGCGCCCGCGCCTTTATCGATATCCGGCGCGACAAGCGCCTATATTCAGTATCACGAGGGCCAGCCGCTATCGAATTTTCAGACTTTCAGCTGCACACCCCACGGCGGTTTCTTTTTGCCAGCTGGTTATCGGCTGATATATACACCGCCAACGACACAATCTCAGCCGACGACGCCTGCCACGTCTCACGTGGCGAATTCTTCGCGTGACGATACGCCTCCGACGGCGGAGCTGCATCATTCGACCACCGTCGAAAACTCAACGGTTCCTCCTTCGCATTCGGATCAATAA